A genomic region of Miscanthus floridulus cultivar M001 chromosome 3, ASM1932011v1, whole genome shotgun sequence contains the following coding sequences:
- the LOC136545951 gene encoding protein RGF1 INDUCIBLE TRANSCRIPTION FACTOR 1-like, with translation MKRAEVPSWLELLLATQFFTICTTHFLATRNECNLFCTQCEAAPRALCCHYRSCDHSTHRVIQIRRSSYHDVVRVSDIGDILDIRDVQTYIINSARVVFLNERPQLCSSGVSISKASSSSSHNCKMCGRALLDAFRFCSLGCNLKGIKEDMDMPVMVESRLEYGGKDNVTSNDNVGSSTASIKDSCNDNNEEEPPPKRIARHRRKGIPQRAPFF, from the exons ATGAAAAGAGCGGAAGTGCCTTCATGGCTAGAGTTATTGCTTGCAACACAGTTCTTTACTATTTGCACAACCCATTTTCTTGCTACTCGCAATGAGTGTAACCTATTTTGCACCCAGTGTGAGGCGGCACCAAGAGCTCTTTGTTGTCATTATCGTTCATGTGACCATTCCACTCATCGTGTAATCCAG ATAAGGCGGTCATCATACCATGACGTCGTCAGGGTTTCAGACATTGGGGACATTCTTGATATAAGAGATGTGCAAACTTACATAATCAATAGTGCAAGGGTTGTATTCTTGAATGAGCGGCCACAACTCTGTAGTTCTGGTGTCTCCATTAGtaaagcatcttcatcatcctcacaCAACTGTAAGATGTGTGGTCGTGCTCTACTTGATGCATTTCGCTTTTGCTCTCTTGGATGCAAT CTCAAAGGCATAAAAGAGGATATGGATATGCCAGTCATGGTGGAAAGTAGACTCGAATATGGAGGAAAGGACAATGTGACCAGCAATGATAATGTTGGTTCAAGCACTGCTAGTATCAAAGATAGCTGCAATGACAACAATGAAGAAGAACCACCACCAAAAAGGATTGCTCGTCACCGACGCAAGGGAATTCCGCAACGTGCACCATTCTTCTAA
- the LOC136545953 gene encoding protein ALP1-like, giving the protein MSRKRSLLRTQLDDSSSDDEDCLILGTAAIVDTFANEKKHGGSILGRRMIYRDRKGGHERMFQDYLAVNPTYGPELFRRRYRMSRELFLRIMNAVEAHDDYFVQKRDAANVLGLSCFQKITAAMRMITYGVPADATDEYIRIGESTAFESLRRFVVAVDEIFGEQYLRYPTEADTTRLLAIGEQKGFPGMLGSIDCMHWAWKNCPYDKQGQYKGHVEQPTIILEAVASNDLWIWHAFFGMPGSHNDINVLHRSPLFDNLAEGRAPQVNYSINGHDYTMGYYLADGIYPTWATLVKSISLPQGNKRQYFAKAQEAARKMVERAFGVLQARFAIVRGPVHIWDKDTISQIMRACVIMHNMIVEDEGFMVDPNERFDYGGNNVELAHGRATRTLDEYIDAHRKIRNKETHDQLKEDLIEHLWNHHPDLY; this is encoded by the exons ATGTCTAGGAAGAGATCCCTTCTTCGAACGCAATTGGATGAttcatcatccgatgatgaggatTGTTTGATATTAGGGACTGCTGCAATTGTTGATACTTTTGCCAATGAAAAAAAACACGGTGGCTCTATCCTAGGTCGTAGAATGATTTACCGTGACAGAAAAGGCGGCCATGAGAGGATGTTTCAAGATTATTTGGCAGTGAATCCAACATATGGCCCTGAATTATTCCGTCGAAG GTACAGGATGTCTAGGGAGCTTTTCCTACGCATAATGAACGCCGTTGAAGCACACGATGATTATTTTGTGCAGAAAAGGGACGCGGCAAATGTACTTGGGTTGAGTTGCTTCCAAAAAATCACTGCTGCAATGCGTATGATCACCTATGGGGTTCCCGCTGATGCCACAGATGAGTACATTCGCATTGGCGAAAGTACTGCATTTGAGAGCCTACGGAGGTTTGTTGTTGCAGTGGATGAAATCTTTGGAGAACAGTATCTCAGATATCCCACTGAGGCGGACACAACACGCTTACTTGCAATCGGTGAGCAAAAAGGTTTTCCCGGCATGTTAGGTTCTATCGATTGTATGCATTGGGCTTGGAAGAACTGTCCGTACGATAAGCAGGGTCAGTACAAGGGGCATGTGGAGCAGCCCACCatcattttggaggcagttgCTTCGAACGACCTTTGGATATGGCATGCCTTCTTTGGAATGCCCGGGTCTCATAATGACATCAATGTTCTGCATAGGTCACCTTTGTTTGATAACTTGGCAGAAGGTAGAGCTCCACAAGTTAACTATTCCATTAACGGCCATGATTACACAATGGGCTACTACCTAGCTGATGGCATATACCCCACATGGGCTACTTTAGTCAAGTCGATCAGTCTTCCTCAAGGGAACAAGAGGCAATATTTTGCCAAAGCGCAAGAAGCAGCTAGGAAAATGGTCGAAAGAGCTTTTGGGGTTCTTCAAGCTAGGTTTGCTATTGTTCGAGGTCCCGTTCACATTTGGGACAAAGATACAATATCTCAGATTATGAGAGCTTGTGTGATCATGCATAACATGATTGTGGAAGATGAAGGATTCATGGTCGACCCTAACGAGCGTTTTGATTATGGTGGAAATAATGTTGAACTTGCTCATGGACGAGCTACTCGAACACTTGATGAATACATTGATGCGCACCGGAAGATCAGAAACAAGGAAACACATGATCAGCTGAAAGAAGACCTCATCgagcacttgtggaaccatcatccagATTTATATTAG